One Campylobacter sp. RM16192 genomic region harbors:
- a CDS encoding Na+/H+ antiporter NhaC family protein, with the protein MQRFLFLFLLPILAFAVDPEVAAKNAQTFGIWTLVPPIVAIVLAFITKDVILSLFIGVFSGTYLISIANNGVFTSFVKGFISIVQRIVGSMADSWNAGIILQVLCIGGVVALITKMGGTKAVALWLSKRAKTGISAQISTWVMGLFVFFDDYANALIVGPIMRPITDKFKVSREKLAFIIDATAAPIAGIAIISTWVGLEISLIKNGYELIGVTDINAFGIFVETIPYRFYNLFMLFFIVCTAFMGREFGGMLKAERRARTGELHSTKSRMVDVEDKTLEPKEGIKLQSSNAVIPLLVLIIGAFVSFYFSGLNALQGEALEKATANPFTFETFRETFGNADASVALFQSALLATIVAIFLGIYRKIFSVKEAIETWVKGWKTMIVTIVILLLAWSLSSVIKELGTSRYLVDMLSASTPKIVLPAAVFILGSFISFSTGTSYGTMGILMPLAIPLANAVGVNSGLEGDALHAYMIVNISAVLTGAIFGDHCSPISDTTILSSMGAGCNHIDHVQTQMPYALSICAVSILVGYMPVSLGLSIWLALPLGFLAVVLLVRFVGQKV; encoded by the coding sequence GTGCAGAGGTTTTTATTCTTATTTTTATTACCTATCTTAGCTTTTGCTGTAGATCCTGAAGTAGCGGCAAAAAACGCTCAGACGTTTGGTATTTGGACGCTTGTACCACCTATAGTGGCTATAGTTTTGGCTTTTATAACAAAAGATGTTATTTTATCGCTTTTCATAGGTGTTTTTAGTGGAACTTATTTGATAAGTATTGCAAATAACGGTGTTTTTACCTCTTTTGTAAAGGGCTTTATAAGTATAGTTCAACGCATAGTAGGCTCAATGGCAGATAGTTGGAATGCCGGTATTATTCTTCAAGTTCTTTGTATCGGAGGTGTTGTTGCCTTAATTACAAAAATGGGCGGCACAAAGGCTGTAGCTTTATGGCTTAGCAAAAGAGCAAAGACTGGAATTTCGGCACAGATTTCAACCTGGGTTATGGGTCTATTTGTGTTTTTTGACGACTATGCAAATGCTTTGATCGTAGGTCCAATTATGCGCCCTATAACGGATAAATTTAAAGTTAGTCGTGAAAAATTAGCGTTCATTATAGACGCTACCGCTGCTCCTATAGCCGGTATTGCTATCATTTCTACATGGGTGGGGCTTGAAATCTCACTTATTAAAAACGGTTATGAACTAATAGGAGTAACAGATATCAATGCCTTTGGAATATTTGTCGAGACAATTCCTTATAGATTTTACAATTTATTTATGCTCTTTTTTATAGTTTGTACCGCTTTTATGGGGCGAGAATTCGGAGGTATGTTAAAGGCTGAAAGGAGAGCTCGCACAGGAGAGCTTCACTCAACCAAGTCAAGAATGGTGGATGTCGAAGATAAGACTCTTGAGCCAAAGGAGGGTATAAAGCTTCAAAGTTCAAATGCTGTTATTCCACTTTTAGTCCTTATAATAGGCGCATTTGTTAGCTTTTATTTCAGCGGATTAAATGCCTTGCAAGGAGAGGCTCTTGAAAAAGCCACGGCAAATCCGTTTACGTTTGAAACGTTTAGAGAGACATTTGGTAACGCCGATGCGTCCGTTGCTCTATTCCAATCCGCGCTTTTAGCGACTATAGTTGCAATCTTTTTAGGTATATATAGAAAAATATTTAGCGTAAAAGAGGCTATCGAGACATGGGTTAAAGGCTGGAAAACAATGATAGTAACGATTGTTATCTTGCTTCTTGCTTGGAGCTTAAGCTCTGTTATAAAAGAGCTTGGCACATCAAGATATCTTGTCGATATGCTATCTGCCTCTACGCCTAAGATAGTCCTTCCTGCAGCTGTATTTATTCTTGGTTCATTTATATCTTTTTCTACAGGTACAAGCTATGGAACAATGGGAATTTTAATGCCTCTTGCCATTCCTCTTGCAAATGCTGTAGGAGTAAATAGTGGACTTGAAGGAGACGCACTTCATGCCTATATGATAGTAAATATCTCAGCTGTTTTAACCGGAGCCATATTTGGCGATCACTGTTCGCCGATATCAGACACAACGATACTTTCATCAATGGGTGCAGGATGTAATCACATAGATCACGTTCAAACACAGATGCCTTATGCTCTAAGCATATGCGCAGTAAGTATTCTTGTAGGTTATATGCCTGTATCTTTAGGGCTTAGTATATGGCTTGCTCTTCCTCTTGGCTTTTTGGCAGTAGTGTTATTGGTTAGATTTGTAGGACAGAAAGTTTAA
- the trmA gene encoding tRNA (uridine(54)-C5)-methyltransferase TrmA: MDCKFVSECGSCTLNLPYTEQIEFKKEYIEREFKDFYAGEFEFFASEPICYRSRAEFGIYHDKDKISYSMRGKNQKFVMIDECLKVDSKIVVLMPPLLRYIETNRNLRDKIFGIEFISTKDELLVVLLYHKDISNLKSEFDGMAQEFGIFVIARSRGKKLITGSENLKERLNILQREYKFILGDGAFIQPNRAVNEKMIGWAKDCVKDSRDMLEMYCGHGNFTIPMADKFNKILATEISKKSIENALKNCELNGVDNIKFIRLSADELMQAFAGVREFNRLKEINLSEFNFSHILVDPPRAGLESSVINFIKNYENIIYISCNPTTLKENLKELSKSHKVSKFAIFDQFANTTHIECGVLLRSKNDN; encoded by the coding sequence TTGGATTGTAAATTTGTTTCAGAGTGCGGAAGCTGCACTCTGAATTTACCTTATACCGAGCAAATAGAGTTCAAAAAAGAGTATATTGAGCGAGAATTTAAAGATTTTTATGCCGGAGAGTTTGAATTTTTTGCTTCGGAACCAATTTGTTATCGTAGTAGAGCAGAGTTTGGAATTTATCACGACAAAGACAAGATAAGCTACTCTATGCGCGGTAAAAATCAAAAATTTGTAATGATTGATGAGTGTTTGAAGGTTGATTCTAAAATAGTCGTTCTTATGCCGCCTCTTTTAAGATATATAGAAACAAATAGAAATTTAAGAGATAAAATTTTTGGAATCGAGTTTATATCAACCAAAGATGAACTTTTGGTAGTGCTTTTGTACCACAAGGATATTTCAAATTTAAAGAGCGAATTTGATGGCATGGCACAAGAATTTGGAATTTTTGTTATCGCAAGAAGTAGAGGCAAAAAACTGATAACTGGAAGCGAAAATTTAAAAGAAAGATTGAATATACTTCAAAGAGAGTATAAATTTATCTTGGGTGATGGAGCCTTTATTCAACCAAATAGAGCCGTCAATGAAAAGATGATAGGTTGGGCTAAAGATTGTGTAAAAGATAGCCGTGATATGCTTGAGATGTATTGCGGACATGGAAATTTTACTATTCCGATGGCTGATAAATTTAATAAAATTTTAGCCACGGAGATTTCAAAGAAGTCAATTGAAAACGCACTTAAAAATTGTGAATTAAACGGTGTCGATAATATAAAATTTATTAGACTTTCGGCAGATGAGCTTATGCAAGCTTTTGCCGGTGTGAGAGAATTTAATCGCTTAAAAGAAATAAATTTGAGCGAATTTAACTTTTCTCATATCTTAGTAGATCCTCCTCGCGCAGGTCTTGAGTCAAGTGTAATAAATTTTATAAAAAATTATGAAAATATAATCTACATATCCTGTAATCCGACCACTTTAAAAGAGAATCTAAAAGAGCTTTCCAAGAGCCATAAAGTAAGTAAATTCGCAATTTTTGATCAGTTTGCCAATACTACTCATATAGAGTGCGGAGTGCTTTTAAGGAGCAAAAATGATAATTGA
- a CDS encoding CoA-binding protein has product MIIDDILKTSKNIAIVGLSPDESKASHMVAKFLIKEGFNIFPIYPKEDEILGRKVYRNLSEIDEKIDIAVMFRKGEFAENLIMEVINLGIKTLWLQLGITNKNAKIIAKENNINFVEDKCIKIELERFKNDIVK; this is encoded by the coding sequence ATGATAATTGATGATATATTAAAAACATCTAAAAATATAGCTATAGTAGGTCTAAGTCCAGACGAGAGCAAGGCTAGCCATATGGTAGCTAAATTTCTAATCAAAGAGGGATTTAATATCTTTCCAATTTATCCCAAAGAGGATGAAATTTTAGGTCGCAAAGTCTATAGAAACTTAAGTGAGATAGATGAAAAGATAGATATAGCCGTTATGTTTAGAAAAGGCGAATTTGCTGAAAATTTGATAATGGAAGTCATAAATTTAGGCATTAAAACTCTTTGGCTTCAACTTGGTATCACAAATAAAAATGCTAAAATAATAGCTAAAGAAAATAATATAAATTTTGTCGAAGATAAATGTATAAAAATAGAGTTAGAGAGGTTTAAAAATGATATCGTTAAATAA
- the ilvA gene encoding threonine ammonia-lyase: MISLNKIIQAKRTISGFVDKTPFAYSTRLSQMSGASVYLKKENLQRTGAYKIRGAYNKIANLSEEERNKGVVAASAGNHAQGVALSAREFGAKAIIVMPESTPLLKVAGTKALGAEVLLSGDNFDEAYEFAVSYAKENGMSFIHPFNDEFVMAGQGTVGLEMLDEIADLDMIIVPVGGGGLISGIASCVKQVNPDIKVIGVSAKGAPAMYNSFNAKKVINSKSVRTIADGIAVRDASEITLAHIVECVDEIVQVDDEEIANAILYLLENQKIVVEGAGAVGVACVMHGKAKIKKGSKVGIVLSGGNIDVQMLNIIIEKGLIKSSRKMIIQVTLIDKPGALLSLTDALKAANANIVKIDYDRFSTELEYGDASIIITLETKGKDHQEQVSKSLKGAGFEFRQIF, translated from the coding sequence ATGATATCGTTAAATAAAATAATACAAGCCAAACGCACCATAAGCGGATTTGTAGATAAAACTCCGTTTGCATATAGCACTAGACTTAGCCAGATGAGCGGAGCTAGCGTATATCTAAAAAAAGAGAATTTGCAACGTACCGGAGCTTATAAAATAAGAGGTGCATATAATAAGATAGCAAATTTGAGCGAAGAGGAGCGCAATAAGGGTGTAGTTGCTGCAAGTGCAGGAAATCATGCGCAAGGTGTCGCTTTAAGCGCTAGAGAGTTTGGAGCTAAGGCTATTATCGTTATGCCTGAATCTACACCACTTTTAAAGGTTGCCGGTACTAAGGCTCTTGGTGCAGAGGTTTTACTAAGCGGAGATAATTTTGACGAAGCTTATGAATTCGCTGTGTCCTATGCCAAAGAAAACGGCATGAGCTTCATACATCCATTTAATGATGAATTTGTAATGGCTGGTCAAGGAACAGTAGGGCTTGAAATGCTTGATGAGATAGCAGATCTTGATATGATAATAGTTCCTGTCGGCGGCGGCGGGCTAATAAGCGGCATAGCAAGCTGTGTTAAGCAGGTAAATCCGGATATCAAAGTAATCGGAGTAAGCGCAAAGGGCGCACCTGCAATGTATAATAGCTTTAACGCAAAAAAAGTCATAAACTCAAAATCGGTTCGTACAATAGCCGATGGAATTGCTGTTAGAGACGCTAGTGAGATAACCTTGGCTCATATTGTTGAGTGCGTTGACGAGATAGTGCAAGTAGATGATGAAGAGATAGCTAATGCGATCTTGTATCTTTTGGAAAATCAAAAGATAGTCGTAGAAGGTGCAGGAGCCGTAGGCGTAGCATGTGTTATGCACGGTAAGGCAAAGATCAAAAAAGGCTCTAAAGTAGGCATAGTCTTAAGTGGCGGTAATATCGATGTGCAGATGTTAAATATAATAATAGAAAAAGGCCTTATCAAGTCATCTCGCAAGATGATTATACAAGTAACATTGATAGATAAGCCCGGCGCACTTTTAAGCTTAACAGATGCGCTTAAAGCCGCAAATGCCAATATCGTTAAGATAGATTACGATCGCTTCTCCACTGAGCTTGAGTATGGCGATGCAAGTATTATCATAACGCTTGAGACAAAAGGCAAGGATCATCAAGAGCAGGTTAGCAAAAGCTTAAAAGGCGCAGGATTTGAGTTTAGACAAATTTTTTAA
- a CDS encoding DUF4230 domain-containing protein has product MLFKIVKISSSNRSSKSSISNEILQLKSIGELSVFQVYSKEIVTKTDHAFGSFGKEYLRWLVSEKKLSMIFEFEINFIYDLTSPKMDIINTANSEYLIVMPPCKYKFSIANMKFYDEKNGKFIPFLLPDSLNGFFGSTFREEDKNRLIEEARNEVEKMSVKLISELQSKIHKSARDTLEAIAKSFGARALKFEFHDDDEPLGARLNLQNVA; this is encoded by the coding sequence ATGCTGTTTAAAATTGTTAAAATTTCAAGTAGCAATAGATCCAGTAAATCTTCTATAAGCAATGAGATATTACAGCTTAAGTCTATTGGTGAGCTTTCCGTTTTTCAAGTCTATAGCAAAGAGATAGTCACAAAGACCGATCACGCGTTTGGAAGCTTTGGTAAAGAGTATTTAAGATGGCTGGTAAGCGAGAAAAAGCTATCGATGATATTTGAATTTGAGATAAATTTCATATATGATCTAACTAGTCCAAAGATGGATATCATAAATACGGCAAATAGCGAATACCTAATAGTAATGCCTCCATGTAAATATAAATTTTCGATTGCAAATATGAAATTTTACGATGAAAAAAACGGTAAATTTATCCCATTTTTGTTACCTGATTCGCTAAACGGCTTTTTTGGAAGCACATTTAGAGAAGAGGATAAAAATAGGCTTATAGAAGAGGCTAGAAATGAGGTCGAGAAGATGTCTGTCAAGCTGATATCAGAACTTCAAAGTAAAATTCATAAATCCGCTCGAGATACGCTTGAAGCTATCGCTAAAAGTTTTGGGGCTAGGGCATTGAAATTTGAGTTTCATGACGATGATGAACCGCTTGGTGCAAGGCTGAATTTACAAAACGTAGCTTAA
- a CDS encoding MOSC domain-containing protein: protein MAVVKALLIGKVQTYGDANSANSINKIWQSAIFKVATKDEIYADKFGFNGDEVADKKHHGGEQKAIFANSYENYLAWSEFLGLSNLPFGAMGENLTISGMHENNVCIGDIHKIGSIVLQISQPRKPCFKLSKRWMNAGMAKEIFRSGLSGWYYRVLENGYCKAGDIVQIIQRDKVGMSVMEVNRLFYSPKDNMSLMDKFMSLDSLSDRWKDDVKKRIDGIYDTSYMQIL, encoded by the coding sequence ATGGCAGTTGTAAAGGCTTTATTGATAGGCAAAGTTCAAACTTATGGAGACGCAAATTCAGCTAACTCAATAAATAAAATTTGGCAAAGCGCAATCTTTAAAGTGGCGACAAAAGATGAAATTTATGCCGATAAATTTGGTTTTAATGGAGATGAGGTTGCTGATAAAAAGCATCATGGTGGAGAGCAAAAGGCTATATTTGCAAATTCTTATGAGAATTATCTTGCATGGAGTGAGTTCTTGGGTTTATCAAATTTGCCTTTTGGTGCAATGGGAGAAAATCTTACGATTTCAGGAATGCATGAAAATAATGTATGTATCGGCGATATCCATAAAATAGGCTCAATTGTGCTTCAGATAAGTCAACCTAGAAAACCTTGTTTTAAACTATCAAAACGTTGGATGAATGCAGGAATGGCAAAAGAAATTTTTAGAAGCGGGCTTAGCGGATGGTATTATAGAGTTCTTGAAAATGGTTATTGCAAGGCCGGCGATATAGTACAAATTATACAAAGAGATAAAGTTGGAATGAGCGTAATGGAAGTAAATCGTCTTTTTTATTCGCCTAAAGATAATATGTCTTTGATGGATAAATTTATGAGTTTAGATAGCTTGAGTGATCGATGGAAAGATGATGTAAAAAAGCGTATCGATGGAATTTATGATACATCATATATGCAAATACTTTAA